Proteins from one Mus pahari chromosome 18, PAHARI_EIJ_v1.1, whole genome shotgun sequence genomic window:
- the Ehmt2 gene encoding histone-lysine N-methyltransferase EHMT2 isoform X1 has translation MRGLPRGRGLMRARGRGRAAPTGGRGRGRGGAHRGRGRPRSLLSLPRAQASWAPQLPAGLTGPPVPCLPSQGEAPAEMGALLLEKEPRGAAERVHGSLGDTPQSEETLPKANPDSLEPAGPSSPASVTVTVGDEGADTPVGATPLIGDEPESLEGDGGRIVLGHATKSFPSSPSKGGACPSRAKMSMTGAGKSPPSVQSLAMRLLSMPGAQGAATAGPEPPPATTAGQEGQPKVHRARKTMSKPSNGQPPVPEKRPPEVQHFRMSDDMHLGKVTSDVAKRRKLNAGSLSEDLGSAGGSGDVILEKGEPRPLEEWETVVGDDFSLYYDAYSVDERVDSDSKSEVEALAEQLSEEEEEEEEEEEEEEEEEEEEEEEEEDEESGNQSDRSGSSGRRKAKKKWRKDSPWVKPSRKRRKREPPRAKEPRGVNGVGSSGPSEYMEVPLGSLELPSEGTLSPNHAGVSNDTSSLETERGFEELPLCSCRMEAPKIDRISERAGHKCMATESVDGELLGCNAAILKRETMRPSSRVALMVLCEAHRARMVKHHCCPGCGYFCTAGTFLECHPDFRVAHRFHKACVSQLNGMVFCPHCGEDASEAQEVTIPRGDGGTPPVGTAAPAPPPLAHDAPGRADTSQPSARMRGHGEPRRPPCDPLADTIDSSGPSLTLPNGGCLSAVGLPPGPGREALEKALVIQESERRKKLRFHPRQLYLSVKQGELQKVILMLLDNLDPNFQSDQQSKRTPLHAAAQKGSVEICHVLLQAGANINAVDKQQRTPLMEAVVNNHLEVARYMVQLGGCVYSKEEDGSTCLHHAAKIGNLEMVSLLLSTGRVDVNAQDSGGWTPIIWAAEHKHIDVIRMLLTRGADVTLTDNEENICLHWASFTGSAAIAEVLLNAQCDLHAVNYHGDTPLHIAARESYHDCVLLFLSRGANPELRNKEGDTAWDLTPERSDVWFALQLNRKLRLGVGNRAVRTEKIICRDVARGYENVPIPCVNGVDGEPCPEDYKYISENCETSTMNIDRNITHLQHCTCVDDCSSSNCLCGQLSIRCWYDKDGRLLQEFNKIEPPLIFECNQACSCWRSCKNRVVQSGIKVRLQLYRTAKMGWGVRALQTIPQGTFICEYVGELISDAEADVREDDSYLFDLDNKDGEVYCIDARYYGNISRFINHLCDPNIIPVRVFMLHQDLRFPRIAFFSSRDIRTGEELGFDYGDRFWDIKSKYFTCQCGSEKCKHSAEAIALEQSRLARLDPHPELLPDLSSLPPINT, from the exons ATGCGGGGTCTGCCGAGAGGGAGGGGGCTGATGCGGGCCCGGGGGCGGGGGCGTGCGGCCCCCACGGGCGGCCGCGGCCGCGGTCGGGGGGGCGCCCACCGAGGGCGAGGTAGGCCCCGAAGCCTGCTCTCGCTGCCCCGGGCGCAGGCGTCTTGGGCCCCCCAGCTGCCCGCCGGGCTGACCGGCCCCCCGGTTCCTTGTCTCCCCTCCCAGGGGGAGGCCCCCGCCGAGATGGGGGCGctgctgctggagaaggagccccGAGGAGCCGCCGAGAGAG TCCATGGCTCTTTGGGGGACACCCCTCAGAGTGAGGAGACCCTTCCCAAGGCCAACCCCGACTCCCTGGAGCCTGCCGGCCCCTCCTCTCCGGCCTCTGTCACTGTCACCGTCGGCGACGAGGGGGCTGACACCCCTGTCGGGGCCACACCGCTCATCGGGGACGAACCCGAGAGCCTGGAGGGAGATGGGGGTCGCATCGTGCTGG GCCATGCCACAAAGtcgttcccctcttcccccagcaAGGGGGGTGCCTGTCCCAGTCGGGCCAAAATGTCAATGACAGGGGCAGGAAAGTCGCCCCCCTCGGTCCAGAGTTTGGCCATGAGGCTGTTGAGCATGCCCGGGGCCCAGGGAGCTGCAACTGCTGGGCCTGAACCCCCTCCGGCAACAACTGCCGGCCAGGAGGGGCAGCCCAAAGTGCACCGAGCCCGGAAAACCATGTCCAAACCTAGCAACGGACAG cctccagtCCCTGAGAAGCGGCCCCCTGAAGTCCAGCATTTCCGCATGAGTGATGACATGCATCTGGGGAAGGTGACTTCAG ATGTGGCCAAAAGGAGGAAGCTGAACGCTGGCAGTCTG TCCGAGGACTTGGGCTCTGCTGGGGGCTCAGGAGATGTAATCCTGGAGAAGGGAGAGCCCAGGCCCCTGGAGGAGTGGGAGACGGTGGTGGGCGATGACTTCAGCCTGTACTATGACGCGTACTCTGTGGATGAGCGGGTGGACTCTGACAGCAAG tctgAAGTCGAAGCTCTAGCGGAACAGTtgagtgaagaggaggaggaggaagaggaggaagaagaagaagaggaggaggaggaggaagaagaggaggaagaagaggaggacgaggagtCAGGCAATCAGTCAGACAGG agcGGCTCTAGCGGCCGACGCAAGGCCAAGAAGAAATGGCGGAAAGACAGCCCGTGGGTGAAGCCATCTAGAAAACGGCGGAAACGAGAGCCTCCGAGGGCCAAAGAGCCTAGAG gAGTGAATGGTGTGGGTTCCTCGGGGCCCAGTGAGTACATGGAGGTTCCTCTGGGGTCCCTGGAGCTGCCCAGCGAGGGGACCCTCTCCCCCAACCACGCTG GGGTCTCCAATGACACGTCGTCGCTGGAGACGGAGCGTGGGTTTGAGGAGCTGCCCCTCTGCAGCTGCCGCATGGAGGCTCCCAAGATTGACCGCATCAGCGAGAGAGCAGGGCACAAGTGCATGGCCACAGAGAGTGTGGACGGAGAG CTGCTGGGCTGCAATGCTGCCATCCTTAAGCGGGAGACCATGCGGCCGTCTAGCCGTGTGGCGCTGATGGTGCTGTGTGAGGCCCATCGAGCCCGCATGGTCAAGCACCATTGCTGCCCGGGCTGCGGCTACTTCTGCACAGCG ggcACCTTCCTGGAATGCCACCCCGACTTCCGTGTAGCTCACCGCTTCCATAAGGCCTGCGTATCCCAGCTCAATGGGATGGTCTTCTGTCCCCACTGTGGAGAGGATGCTTCAGAGGCCCAGGAGGTGACCATTCCTCGGGGCGATGGGGGAACACCCCCAGTTGGCACCGCAGCTCCTGCTCCGCCACCCCTGGCACACGATGCCCCAGGGCGAGCGGATACTTCCCAGCCCAG TGCCCGGATGCGAGGTCATGGAGAGCCGCGGCGCCCGCCCTGTGATCCCCTGGCTGACACTATTGACAGCTCAGGGCCTTCGCTGACTCTGCCTAATGGGGGCTGCCTCTCAGCTGTGGGTCTGCCCCCAGGGCCGGGCAGAGAAGCCCTGGAAAAAGCCTTGGTCATCCAGGAGTCTGAGAG GCGGAAGAAGCTGCGATTCCACCCACGGCAGCTCTACCTGTCAGTGAAGCAGGGGGAACTGCAGAAGGTGATCCTTATGCTAT TAGACAACCTGGACCCCAACTTCCAGAGCGACCAGCAGAGCAAGCGCACGCCCCTGCACGCGGCCGCCCAGAAGGGGTCAGTAGAAATCTGTCATGTGCTGCTGCAG GCAGGAGCCAACATCAATGCCGTAGATAAGCAACAACGCACACCACTGATGGAGGCCGTGGTGAACAACCACCTGGAGGTGGCACGCTACATGGTGCAGTTAGGTGGCTGTGTCTACAGCAAG GAAGAGGATGGCTCCACCTGTCTACATCATGCAGCCAAAATTGGGAACTTGGAAATGGTCAGCCTGCTCCTGAGCACAGGGCGGGTGGACGTTAATGCCCAG gaCAGTGGGGGCTGGACGCCCATCATCTGGGCAGCTGAGCACAAGCACATCGACGTGATTCGTATGCTGCTGACCCGGGGTGCCGACGTCACCCTTACTGACAAT GAGGAAAACATCTGCCTGCACTGGGCCTCCTTCACGGGGAGTGCCGCCATCGCTGAGGTCCTCCTGAATGCCCAGTGTGACCTCCATGCTGTCAACTACCATGGGGACACCCCCCTGCACATAGCCGCCAGGGAGAGCTACCATGACTGTGTTCT GTTGTTCCTGTCTCGTGGAGCCAACCCTGAGCTTCGGAACAAAGAAGGGGACACGGCGTGGGATCTGACCCCAGAGCGCTCCGATGTGTGGTTTGCACTGCAGCTCAATCGAAAGCTTAGGCTCGGGGTAGGGAACCGGGCTGTCCGCACCGAGAAGATCATCTGCCG GGATGTAGCCCGTGGCTATGAGAATGTACCCATCCCCTGCGTCAATGGCGTGGATGGGGAGCCGTGCCCGGAGGACTACAAGTACATCTCTGAGAACTGCGAGACATCCACCATGAACATCGACCGCAACATCACCCACCTGCAG CACTGCACGTGTGTGGATGACTGCTCCAGCTCCAATTGCCTGTGTGGTCAGCTCAGTATCCGATGCTGGTATGACAAG GACGGGCGGCTGCTCCAGGAGTTTAACAAGATCGAGCCCCCCCTGATCTTTGAGTGTAACCAGGCATGCTCCTGCTGGAGAAGCTGCAAGAACCGCGTGGTGCAGAGCGGCATCAA GGTGCGGCTGCAGCTCTACAGGACTGCCAAGATGGGCTGGGGGGTCCGAGCCTTGCAGACCATCCCCCAGGGCACGTTCATCTGCGA GTATGTGGGAGAGCTGATTTCTGACGCAGAGGCTGATGTGAGAGAGGATGACTCTTACCTCTTCGATTTAGATAACAAG gatgGTGAGGTCTACTGCATTGATGCCCGTTACTATGGCAACATCAGCCGCTTCATTAACCACCTGTGTGACCCCAACATCATCCCTGTCCGGGTCTTCATGCTGCACCAAGACCTGCGGTTCCCACGCATCGCCTTCTTCAGCTCCAGGGACATCCGGactggggaggagctggg
- the Ehmt2 gene encoding histone-lysine N-methyltransferase EHMT2 isoform X4, translated as MGALLLEKEPRGAAERVHGSLGDTPQSEETLPKANPDSLEPAGPSSPASVTVTVGDEGADTPVGATPLIGDEPESLEGDGGRIVLGHATKSFPSSPSKGGACPSRAKMSMTGAGKSPPSVQSLAMRLLSMPGAQGAATAGPEPPPATTAGQEGQPKVHRARKTMSKPSNGQPPVPEKRPPEVQHFRMSDDMHLGKVTSDVAKRRKLNAGSLSEDLGSAGGSGDVILEKGEPRPLEEWETVVGDDFSLYYDAYSVDERVDSDSKSEVEALAEQLSEEEEEEEEEEEEEEEEEEEEEEEEEDEESGNQSDRSGSSGRRKAKKKWRKDSPWVKPSRKRRKREPPRAKEPRGVNGVGSSGPSEYMEVPLGSLELPSEGTLSPNHAGVSNDTSSLETERGFEELPLCSCRMEAPKIDRISERAGHKCMATESVDGELLGCNAAILKRETMRPSSRVALMVLCEAHRARMVKHHCCPGCGYFCTAGTFLECHPDFRVAHRFHKACVSQLNGMVFCPHCGEDASEAQEVTIPRGDGGTPPVGTAAPAPPPLAHDAPGRADTSQPSARMRGHGEPRRPPCDPLADTIDSSGPSLTLPNGGCLSAVGLPPGPGREALEKALVIQESESPPSPPPSPDRRKKLRFHPRQLYLSVKQGELQKVILMLLDNLDPNFQSDQQSKRTPLHAAAQKGSVEICHVLLQAGANINAVDKQQRTPLMEAVVNNHLEVARYMVQLGGCVYSKEEDGSTCLHHAAKIGNLEMVSLLLSTGRVDVNAQDSGGWTPIIWAAEHKHIDVIRMLLTRGADVTLTDNEENICLHWASFTGSAAIAEVLLNAQCDLHAVNYHGDTPLHIAARESYHDCVLLFLSRGANPELRNKEGDTAWDLTPERSDVWFALQLNRKLRLGVGNRAVRTEKIICRDVARGYENVPIPCVNGVDGEPCPEDYKYISENCETSTMNIDRNITHLQHCTCVDDCSSSNCLCGQLSIRCWYDKDGRLLQEFNKIEPPLIFECNQACSCWRSCKNRVVQSGIKVRLQLYRTAKMGWGVRALQTIPQGTFICEYVGELISDAEADVREDDSYLFDLDNKDGEVYCIDARYYGNISRFINHLCDPNIIPVRVFMLHQDLRFPRIAFFSSRDIRTGEELGFDYGDRFWDIKSKYFTCQCGSEKCKHSAEAIALEQSRLARLDPHPELLPDLSSLPPINT; from the exons ATGGGGGCGctgctgctggagaaggagccccGAGGAGCCGCCGAGAGAG TCCATGGCTCTTTGGGGGACACCCCTCAGAGTGAGGAGACCCTTCCCAAGGCCAACCCCGACTCCCTGGAGCCTGCCGGCCCCTCCTCTCCGGCCTCTGTCACTGTCACCGTCGGCGACGAGGGGGCTGACACCCCTGTCGGGGCCACACCGCTCATCGGGGACGAACCCGAGAGCCTGGAGGGAGATGGGGGTCGCATCGTGCTGG GCCATGCCACAAAGtcgttcccctcttcccccagcaAGGGGGGTGCCTGTCCCAGTCGGGCCAAAATGTCAATGACAGGGGCAGGAAAGTCGCCCCCCTCGGTCCAGAGTTTGGCCATGAGGCTGTTGAGCATGCCCGGGGCCCAGGGAGCTGCAACTGCTGGGCCTGAACCCCCTCCGGCAACAACTGCCGGCCAGGAGGGGCAGCCCAAAGTGCACCGAGCCCGGAAAACCATGTCCAAACCTAGCAACGGACAG cctccagtCCCTGAGAAGCGGCCCCCTGAAGTCCAGCATTTCCGCATGAGTGATGACATGCATCTGGGGAAGGTGACTTCAG ATGTGGCCAAAAGGAGGAAGCTGAACGCTGGCAGTCTG TCCGAGGACTTGGGCTCTGCTGGGGGCTCAGGAGATGTAATCCTGGAGAAGGGAGAGCCCAGGCCCCTGGAGGAGTGGGAGACGGTGGTGGGCGATGACTTCAGCCTGTACTATGACGCGTACTCTGTGGATGAGCGGGTGGACTCTGACAGCAAG tctgAAGTCGAAGCTCTAGCGGAACAGTtgagtgaagaggaggaggaggaagaggaggaagaagaagaagaggaggaggaggaggaagaagaggaggaagaagaggaggacgaggagtCAGGCAATCAGTCAGACAGG agcGGCTCTAGCGGCCGACGCAAGGCCAAGAAGAAATGGCGGAAAGACAGCCCGTGGGTGAAGCCATCTAGAAAACGGCGGAAACGAGAGCCTCCGAGGGCCAAAGAGCCTAGAG gAGTGAATGGTGTGGGTTCCTCGGGGCCCAGTGAGTACATGGAGGTTCCTCTGGGGTCCCTGGAGCTGCCCAGCGAGGGGACCCTCTCCCCCAACCACGCTG GGGTCTCCAATGACACGTCGTCGCTGGAGACGGAGCGTGGGTTTGAGGAGCTGCCCCTCTGCAGCTGCCGCATGGAGGCTCCCAAGATTGACCGCATCAGCGAGAGAGCAGGGCACAAGTGCATGGCCACAGAGAGTGTGGACGGAGAG CTGCTGGGCTGCAATGCTGCCATCCTTAAGCGGGAGACCATGCGGCCGTCTAGCCGTGTGGCGCTGATGGTGCTGTGTGAGGCCCATCGAGCCCGCATGGTCAAGCACCATTGCTGCCCGGGCTGCGGCTACTTCTGCACAGCG ggcACCTTCCTGGAATGCCACCCCGACTTCCGTGTAGCTCACCGCTTCCATAAGGCCTGCGTATCCCAGCTCAATGGGATGGTCTTCTGTCCCCACTGTGGAGAGGATGCTTCAGAGGCCCAGGAGGTGACCATTCCTCGGGGCGATGGGGGAACACCCCCAGTTGGCACCGCAGCTCCTGCTCCGCCACCCCTGGCACACGATGCCCCAGGGCGAGCGGATACTTCCCAGCCCAG TGCCCGGATGCGAGGTCATGGAGAGCCGCGGCGCCCGCCCTGTGATCCCCTGGCTGACACTATTGACAGCTCAGGGCCTTCGCTGACTCTGCCTAATGGGGGCTGCCTCTCAGCTGTGGGTCTGCCCCCAGGGCCGGGCAGAGAAGCCCTGGAAAAAGCCTTGGTCATCCAGGAGTCTGAGAG CCCACCTTCTCCCCCTCCGTCCCCTGACAGGCGGAAGAAGCTGCGATTCCACCCACGGCAGCTCTACCTGTCAGTGAAGCAGGGGGAACTGCAGAAGGTGATCCTTATGCTAT TAGACAACCTGGACCCCAACTTCCAGAGCGACCAGCAGAGCAAGCGCACGCCCCTGCACGCGGCCGCCCAGAAGGGGTCAGTAGAAATCTGTCATGTGCTGCTGCAG GCAGGAGCCAACATCAATGCCGTAGATAAGCAACAACGCACACCACTGATGGAGGCCGTGGTGAACAACCACCTGGAGGTGGCACGCTACATGGTGCAGTTAGGTGGCTGTGTCTACAGCAAG GAAGAGGATGGCTCCACCTGTCTACATCATGCAGCCAAAATTGGGAACTTGGAAATGGTCAGCCTGCTCCTGAGCACAGGGCGGGTGGACGTTAATGCCCAG gaCAGTGGGGGCTGGACGCCCATCATCTGGGCAGCTGAGCACAAGCACATCGACGTGATTCGTATGCTGCTGACCCGGGGTGCCGACGTCACCCTTACTGACAAT GAGGAAAACATCTGCCTGCACTGGGCCTCCTTCACGGGGAGTGCCGCCATCGCTGAGGTCCTCCTGAATGCCCAGTGTGACCTCCATGCTGTCAACTACCATGGGGACACCCCCCTGCACATAGCCGCCAGGGAGAGCTACCATGACTGTGTTCT GTTGTTCCTGTCTCGTGGAGCCAACCCTGAGCTTCGGAACAAAGAAGGGGACACGGCGTGGGATCTGACCCCAGAGCGCTCCGATGTGTGGTTTGCACTGCAGCTCAATCGAAAGCTTAGGCTCGGGGTAGGGAACCGGGCTGTCCGCACCGAGAAGATCATCTGCCG GGATGTAGCCCGTGGCTATGAGAATGTACCCATCCCCTGCGTCAATGGCGTGGATGGGGAGCCGTGCCCGGAGGACTACAAGTACATCTCTGAGAACTGCGAGACATCCACCATGAACATCGACCGCAACATCACCCACCTGCAG CACTGCACGTGTGTGGATGACTGCTCCAGCTCCAATTGCCTGTGTGGTCAGCTCAGTATCCGATGCTGGTATGACAAG GACGGGCGGCTGCTCCAGGAGTTTAACAAGATCGAGCCCCCCCTGATCTTTGAGTGTAACCAGGCATGCTCCTGCTGGAGAAGCTGCAAGAACCGCGTGGTGCAGAGCGGCATCAA GGTGCGGCTGCAGCTCTACAGGACTGCCAAGATGGGCTGGGGGGTCCGAGCCTTGCAGACCATCCCCCAGGGCACGTTCATCTGCGA GTATGTGGGAGAGCTGATTTCTGACGCAGAGGCTGATGTGAGAGAGGATGACTCTTACCTCTTCGATTTAGATAACAAG gatgGTGAGGTCTACTGCATTGATGCCCGTTACTATGGCAACATCAGCCGCTTCATTAACCACCTGTGTGACCCCAACATCATCCCTGTCCGGGTCTTCATGCTGCACCAAGACCTGCGGTTCCCACGCATCGCCTTCTTCAGCTCCAGGGACATCCGGactggggaggagctggg